A window from Drosophila subobscura isolate 14011-0131.10 chromosome O, UCBerk_Dsub_1.0, whole genome shotgun sequence encodes these proteins:
- the LOC117899468 gene encoding CD81 antigen, whose product MGLKGCCSCVKYLMVLINILFWLIGLSIVITSVWMLTDPTFMLSMTQSYNHYHIALYVFLGIGILITLGAFFGCWGVCRESQCLLVSFFCVILIVMVAQIAAGAWAFHNRDKLDDIVRAAVKSSVQEEYGQSTMSSRTVTFDTLQKNLKCCGADGPGDWATSRFNNVDRTNIVEIAVSSMNVFYNIPESCCKEDLKDNECELSRRLKFGGPLNTAIYQQGCVDKMIEIIYENWVSIFAITIAVILLELLSLTFALSLCCAVRNQHYKA is encoded by the exons CTCATTGGACTGAGCATTGTGATCACATCCGTTTGGATGCTGACGGATCCCACATTTATGCTGTCGATGACACAATCCTATAATCATTACCATATAGCGCTCTACGTTTTCCTTGGTATTGGCATATTGATCACTCTGGGCGCGTTCTTTGGCTGCTGGGGCGTTTGTCGAGAGTCGCAGTGTCTGCTGGTATCG TTCTTCTGTGTGATACTCATTGTGATGGTGGCACAAATCGCAGCTGGTGCCTGGGCCTTCCACAACAGAGACAAGCTGGACGATATTGTGCGGGCGGCGGTAAAATCTTCGGTGCAGGAGGAGTACGGCCAATCTACCATGAGTTCCCGCACGGTTACCTTTGATACACTTCAGAAGAAT ttgAAGTGCTGCGGTGCAGATGGACCTGGGGACTGGGCCACGAGTCGATTTAATAATGTGGATCGCACAAATATTGTGGAAATTGCCGTGTCTTCCATGAATGTATTTTACAACATACCTGAGTCCTGCTGCAAGGAGGACCTCAAGGACAACGAGTGCGAACTGTCGCGTCGCTTGAAATTTGGTGGCCCCTTGAACACGGCCATCTACCAGCAG GGCTGCGTTGATAAAATGATTGAGATCATTTACGAGAATTGGGTCAGCATTTTTGCCATCACTATTGCTGTCATActgttggagctgctgtcgCTGACCTTTGCCTTGAGCCTGTGCTGTGCGGTGAGGAATCAGCACTACAAGGCCTGA